A segment of the Mauremys mutica isolate MM-2020 ecotype Southern unplaced genomic scaffold, ASM2049712v1 Super-Scaffold_100409, whole genome shotgun sequence genome:
GGGATTGTGTCCTGTCTATCTTCTATTGGCCTGCTTCGCCTAGGGCTAttcagccaatcacagcgctggatTCCACACGTGATGCGGTTCTTCCTCCCTGCTTGCGGCTGTCGGCGTCGTGCCGCAGGGTCTGGTGCCGAGAGATGGTGCTGCGGCGCCTGCTCTTCACGCTGCTCAACAACCCCCGGCTCATCGAGAAGCTGTCGGAGTCGCGGCCGATCCGCGTGGCGGCCCAGGTCactgcctcagccctgacccgGGCCCAGCTGGGGGGTCGGGCGGCGGCCCGGCGCTTGCTGCGGGACGGGGGCCTGGCCCGCCTGCGGGAGACCTTCCTGCGGGAGCTGAAGGATGGGGCTCGGGCCCGGGACTGGCCCCGACCTCCTGGGAACAGGCGGGACGGGAGCGGACGCGGAAGCCAGTGAGAGGGCGGGGAGGGAGCGATTCAAGCCCCCGGAGCTTCCAGCGATGGGCGGGGGATTtgctcttccccagccccaccaacgATCTGCGGCCAGGAGGGCTACGAGGAGGCAGCGGCGAGACAGGGCCCGTTCGCCCCACCCGGACGGTAGCTGCTCTCGCCAGCGTAGGAGTAGCCGGCAGCGTTGAGCCCACCCAACTCCGTGCGCTGGGTCACACGCAGTAACCAGGATCTGCGTCCTTCGTTGCCCGTGAGATTCGCGCCGTCTGCACAAGCAGTTCTGCTCAGCGtgctttgtttaaaataaacacgTCTGCATAGTTATATTTCTTTCATTTCCCCACAAAATACAGTGCAGGCATCACATGCCCTATGGCAGTCCTTTGCTGCTTGACCAACGAATTAACACAGATTCAGATGGAAAGAGGTCAATGGTATTTGCTACTGGGAacctctgattttaaaaaatgtggtgaTTCGTTTGGTCTTTGTTTTTATAAAGTGGAATGGTGTAAATAAAATACCATGGATCCCAAGGTTTGGAATGTGGCATCTGAGTGAtgggggaaaagatataaaatcTTCTGTCCTGTGGTAGCATTTAGTTggacaaggttggtgaggtagCATCTTTTATTCAACCAACTTAAGTTTTgagctatgcagagctcttcAGTTTAGTAGTAATATACATGACGACTAAGATTAATGATCTAGCAGTATAAATCATGACGTGGATTAAAATCAGTTGGTGAATGGGAGTTGAGCTCTAGGAGTTGATCTATTTTAATCCATAGAGGAGTTTGTAATTTTAAGCCTCTTCAGTTAAAATTTTATACATATCATCTGACTTTGATAGACCAGTTGTAGTATTCTAAATAAAATGATTCTGCTGCATGCAGGGTAGATTAGGAAGGAACGACAAGATTGTTAGGAGGCCTAGTTATGATAGTATAGATGGCACCTAACCACCTGCAGGAACAGCATCTGCCACTTTAAATGGGGACAACAGATGATCTAATTGGGCCATTGGGTCAGCCGAGAAAAATGGACCTCCCTGCTGATGTCCCTGCAGGCCAAGTGTTAGTTGCACAGGTTCACGAAGTGGGAAACGACAATGGTGCCTTGTAGCCTCTTGCCAGTCATTCCAAAGCAGTTATTCTCAACctgtttaccattgtgggccgcatatgcagctTTCTGTGTGTTATgtaggctgcatccacacaatatatatgctTCCTGTACATCCGAAAAAAAGGTTAGTATTTGTTATGACAGCAATACAATTCATATTGATGTCTTTCATTTCAACACTGGCAAATGTCTACCAAGAACATTTTTAATTAGCAAAATAAGTCAGAACCTTAACTGTTAAAATTAATTCACTGTAAGGGAGGCATGGCACGATGTATTGCCACCTTCACAGCAGCGCAGAGAGTAGGCGGCAGAGCCTGGCTGCAAAGATAGGGAGCCCAGCCTAGTGTGGGGTTGACCCCAGCCAGGGACTGGCCCACTACCCTCTCagccaggggaaccccccccccccccaacactgtCCCTAGAgcatccagacacacacacacaccccggaacACTGGGTTGGCACAAGTGTCTGCCTTGCAGAGAGACAGGGTACCCTGTCCAGGGCAGaatgcactccccccccccctcccctggggactGCAACCTCCAACATCCAGTCCCCCACCTAGGAACTGCCCTCAGCAACTgcatccaaacacacacacacccccagtgtGCCTCCAagcactcacccccacccccattcatgAACTGTCCTAGTATCTAGCCCCCTCCCATCCAGGGACTCATCCCAGCCACCAGTTCCCCCATCTAGAATC
Coding sequences within it:
- the LOC123361209 gene encoding protein NCBP2AS2-like; this translates as MVLRRLLFTLLNNPRLIEKLSESRPIRVAAQVTASALTRAQLGGRAAARRLLRDGGLARLRETFLRELKDGARARDWPRPPGNRRDGSGRGSQ